The following are from one region of the Synechococcus sp. CBW1108 genome:
- a CDS encoding LCP family protein, with the protein MLLAIGIGLGGGLLLAAPLSQLLSDAGSGRNPAITNPFAAWSGITNQDILLLGTDVGGGNTDVIASLRVDGGITRITQVPRDTYIEAEGYGPHKINALYSLGGTDLLKGELSRKLGRPITHHVVVNLSAIRSMADALGGIEVDVPKRMAYSDHSQGLYIDLQPGLQTLKGRDLEGFLRFRHDEMGDIGRLERQQLALQALFRKLTRPEHLVRLPVLLAAAGKNLKTDLGPMELGGLITAMGTTQLETKRLGGRPFYRNDISYWDAEWPQPAAEDSAENGGQNGGENGRYRFLF; encoded by the coding sequence CTGTTGCTGGCGATAGGAATTGGGCTGGGCGGTGGCCTGCTGCTGGCCGCGCCGCTCTCCCAGCTGCTCTCCGATGCGGGCTCGGGCCGGAACCCCGCTATCACCAATCCGTTTGCGGCCTGGAGCGGCATCACCAACCAGGACATCCTGCTGCTCGGCACGGATGTGGGGGGCGGGAACACCGATGTGATCGCCAGCCTGCGCGTCGATGGCGGCATCACCCGGATCACCCAGGTGCCCAGGGACACCTACATCGAAGCGGAGGGGTATGGCCCCCACAAGATCAATGCCCTCTACAGCCTCGGGGGGACAGATCTGCTTAAAGGAGAACTCTCCCGCAAATTGGGACGACCGATCACCCACCACGTGGTGGTGAATTTGTCGGCGATCAGGTCTATGGCCGATGCCCTCGGCGGCATCGAGGTGGACGTGCCCAAACGGATGGCCTACAGCGATCACAGCCAGGGGCTCTACATCGATCTGCAACCAGGGCTGCAGACCCTGAAGGGCCGCGACCTAGAGGGCTTCCTGCGTTTTAGGCATGATGAGATGGGTGATATTGGTCGGCTGGAGCGCCAGCAGCTGGCCCTGCAGGCCCTGTTTCGCAAACTCACCCGACCCGAGCATCTGGTGCGGTTACCGGTGCTGCTGGCCGCCGCAGGAAAAAACCTCAAAACCGATCTGGGCCCGATGGAGCTGGGCGGCCTGATCACTGCCATGGGCACGACCCAGCTGGAGACCAAGCGGCTGGGTGGTCGCCCCTTCTATCGCAATGACATCAGCTACTGGGACGCCGAGTGGCCCCAGCCCGCTGCAGAGGACTCCGCCGAGAACGGTGGTCAGAATGGTGGTGAGAATGGTCGCTATCGCTTTCTGTTCTGA
- a CDS encoding MgtC/SapB family protein yields MSWLPALSPDLQILLRLGLAVLCGLAVGINRAHHGNTSHPNRLRVHVLVGLSACLMVLAAGDDPQARSRVIQGVATGIGFLGAGEILVPPAADKRGLPEVRGLTSAASIWFTAALGVTVAASTPLLAGVALVLALITLSQRSNGEPGQDGDQNRKR; encoded by the coding sequence ATGAGCTGGCTGCCGGCCCTCAGCCCCGACCTGCAGATCCTGCTGCGCCTGGGCCTGGCGGTGCTTTGCGGCCTGGCCGTGGGCATCAACCGCGCCCACCACGGCAATACCAGCCATCCCAACCGCCTGCGGGTGCATGTGCTGGTGGGCCTCAGTGCCTGTCTGATGGTGCTGGCGGCCGGTGACGACCCCCAGGCCCGCAGCAGGGTGATTCAGGGGGTAGCGACCGGAATTGGCTTCCTGGGGGCTGGCGAGATCCTGGTGCCCCCTGCTGCTGACAAGAGGGGCCTGCCTGAGGTGCGCGGACTCACCAGTGCGGCTTCGATCTGGTTTACTGCTGCCCTCGGGGTGACCGTGGCCGCCTCCACCCCCTTACTTGCCGGGGTGGCCCTGGTTCTGGCCCTGATAACCCTGTCCCAGCGCAGCAACGGCGAACCTGGTCAAGATGGCGATCAGAACAGAAAGCGATAG